Proteins encoded by one window of Rutidosis leptorrhynchoides isolate AG116_Rl617_1_P2 chromosome 7, CSIRO_AGI_Rlap_v1, whole genome shotgun sequence:
- the LOC139859681 gene encoding uncharacterized mitochondrial protein AtMg00860-like codes for MNEVFKPYLRRFVLVFFDDILIYSSSLADHVQHLQLVLEVMRSNTLFAKMSKCVFATSRVEYLGHVITAQGVSTESSKIEAIKNWPLPTSLKQLRGFLGLTGYYRRFIRNFAGISQPLTQLLKKDGFHWTPQATIAFETLKTAMQQAPVLQLPNFDMEFVVETDASDKGIGAVLQ; via the coding sequence ATGAATGAGGTGTTTAAACCCTACTTGAGAAGGTTTGTTTTGGTATTCTTTGATGATATACTCATCTACAGCTCATCACTGGCAGATCATGTGCAACACTTACAGCTTGTGTTAGAGGTAATGAGGTCTAATACACTATTTGCTAAAATGTCTAAGTGTGTATTTGCTACTTCAAGGGTAGAATATTTGGGACATGTTATAACTGCACAAGGTGTTTCAACTGAATCATCTAAAATTGAAGCTATTAAGAATTGGCCATTACCCACATCACTCAAACAGTTAAGAGGGTTTTTGGGGCTGACAGggtattacagaaggtttataagGAATTTTGCTGGTATAAGCCAACCACTAACTCAACTCTTGAAGAAAGATGGGTTTCACTGGACTCCACAAGCCACAATTGCTTTTGAAACACTTAAAACTGCTATGCAACAAGCTCCTGTTTTACAACTGCCTAATTTTGATATGGAATTTGTTGTTGAGACTGATGCATCAGATAAAGGTATTGGTGCAGTTTTACAGTAG
- the LOC139859682 gene encoding uncharacterized protein, with translation MVMATRSSPMDEGTKEFIAELVNASMESVKQSITDVTTQLSSVLVQQNYFTKELQKIRTGESGSRRGSLQLTRLTKLDFPKFDGDDVKDWLYRCNQFFCIDDIEEEDKVKVASIHLYKKALQWHQQYIKTQGEDVDWITYQAAIVKRFGTTVDDPMAELKHLKQTASIQEYQDAFEDLLNKVDITEKQAISMYLGGLKKEIELPVRMFKPNSLEDTFCLAKLQEDTIEATKKKVTPILPTPRSTYNSYQSRSVSPATQANTVLALPPAPSRLALPAPRAQNQRKQLTQKELEDKREKGLCFYCDQKYIPGHKCTGQLYSLEIILDEEETISDEVMDPGESPQPTVLEEEAVHSPHISLNALTGTTAYQTMRVCGKVQNKTLHILIDSGSTHNFLDLDMAKKLGCNLKQIRPMTVKVPGGNQIVSTNEYTGFKWKMHSKVFVDDMIVIPLGGCDMVLGIQWLKPLGDIVWNFDSLQMVFKYGNKRMVLRGTTKKPVQWMDGKRLGKTMDHQEIQLSSMILCVYPIVHFGMVEAVQPAEGQQQIVTQLLEDYANVFETPKGLPPKRSHDHRIPLKEGTMAVNIRPYRHPPTQKDAIEVMVAELLDSGVIRPSHSPFSSPIVMVKKKDGNWRMCVDYRELNKHTIKDKFPIPIIEELIDELSGATIFTKLDLRSGYHQIRMDENDIAKTAFKTHEGHYEFLVMPFGLTNAPSTF, from the coding sequence ATGGTGATGGCAACACGAAGCTCGCCGATGGATGAAGGCACTAAAGAATTCATCGCAGAGCTGGTAAACGCATCAATGGAGTCAGTTAAACAATCAATCACTGATGTAACAACACAACTCAGTAGTGTGCTCGTACAACAGAATTATTTCACAAAAGAGTTACAGAAAATTAGGACTGGAGAAAGTGGTAGTAGAAGAGGCTCGTTACAGTTAACTAGGCTCACCAAACTTGATTTTCCAAAGTTTGATGGCGATGATGTCAAGGATTGGTTGTATAGGTGCAATCAATTTTTCTGTATTGATGATATAGAGGAAGAAGATAAGGTGAAGGTTGCATCAATTCACCTGTACAAGAAGGCTTTACAGTGGCATCAACAATACATCAAAACTCAAGGAGAAGATGTGGACTGGATCACTTATCAAGCAGCAATAGTTAAAAGATTTGGCACCACAGTGGATGATCCAATGGCTGAACTCAAGCATTTGAAACAAACTGCATCTATACAGGAGTATCAAGATGCGTTTGAAGATCTGTTGAATAAGGTTGATATAACTGAGAAGCAAGCAATTAGCATGTATTTGGGAGGATTAAAGAAAGAAATTGAGCTGCCAGTTAGAATGTTCAAACCTAACTCGTTGGAGGATACCTTTTGTTTAGCAAAATTGCAAGAAGATACTATTGAAGCTACAAAGAAGAAGGTTACTCCTATCTTGCCAACACCTAGATCAACCTATAATAGTTACCAGTCTAGAAGTGTAAGTCCAGCTACTCAAGCCAACACTGTATTAGCTTTGCCACCTGCACCTTCTAGGTTAGCTTTACCTGCACCAAGGGCACAAAATCAAAGGAAACAATTAACACAAAAAGAGTTGGAAGATAAAAGAGAAAAGGGACTGTGTTTTTACTGTGACCAAAAGTACATTCCAGGTCACAAGTGTACTGGGCAGCTGTACTCATTAGAAATCATTTTAGATGAGGAAGAAACTATCAGTGATGAAGTAATGGATCCAGGGGAGTCACCACAACCTACTGTACTTGAGGAAGAGGCTGTACATTCACCACACATTTCATTGAATGCACTCACAGGCACAACTGCATACCAGACTATGAGAGTTTGTGGAAAGGTACAAAACAAAACCTTACATATTCTCATAGATTCAGGCAGTACACATAATTTTTTAGACTTGGATATGGCCAAGAAATTGGGTTGTAATTTGAAACAGATTAGGCCTATGACTGTTAAGGTACCTGGTGGAAATCAAATAGTGAGTACTAATGAATATACAGGGTTCAAATGGAAGATGCATTCCAAGGTCTTTGTGGATGACATGATTGTCATACCACTAGGTGGTTGTGACATGGTTTTAGGCATTCAATGGCTTAAACCTTTAGGGGATATTGTATGGAATTTTGATAGCCTGCAAATGGTGTTTAAATATGGAAATAAGAGAATGGTGTTAAGGGGTACAACTAAGAAACCTGTACAGTGGATGGATGGGAAAAGATTAGGGAAGACAATGGATCATCAGGAAATACAGTTATCATCAATGATTTTATGTGTGTATCCTATTGTTCATTTTGGTATGGTTGAAGCTGTACAACCAGCAGAAGGTCAACAACAGATTGTTACTCAATTACTTGAAGATTATGCTAATGTGTTTGAAACACCAAAGGGCTTGCCACCTAAAAGGAGTCATGACCATAGAATTCCACTAAAAGAGGGTACTATGGCTGTCAATATCAGGCCATATAGACATCCACCAACACAGAAGGATGCTATAGAAGTTATGGTGGCTGAGTTGTTGGATTCTGGGGTAATCAGGCCAAGTCACAGCCCTTTCTCTTCACCAATTGTTATGGTAAAGAAAAAGGATGGTAATTGGAGGATGTGTGTTGACTATAGGGAGTTAAATAAACACACCATCAAGGACAAATTTCCAATACCAATCATTGAAGAATTGATTGATGAGCTGAGTGGTGCAACTATTTTCACTAAGCTTGATCTCAGGTCTGGCTATCATCAAATAAGAATGGATGAAAATGATATTGCTAAGACAGCCTTCAAAACTCATgaaggtcattatgaatttttagtcatgccttttgggctAACTAATGCACCATCTACTTTTTAA